Proteins encoded together in one Impatiens glandulifera chromosome 1, dImpGla2.1, whole genome shotgun sequence window:
- the LOC124940385 gene encoding F-box protein At1g55000: MNLPNFFASISIASSENCSVDLLGTAVDGSMDVTSALVAVDISTQLITATKNSLYWVSVVTGEEEDIIIHPLQSQIQFQFLLPDRTGSRSPFSAGDEGVFTVISPMNSNSSALVCRDILRTIFEKLPLIDLARSACVCSLWNSVASDRELQKSAFKAPWKLKDVVGNPISGSFWRDNSIGRFAISHRLVRGDSVTSLAVRYSVQVVDIKRLNNMMSEHGIYSRMRVLIPVSKPELLIDNTCYIELDGYAKREVAVLYLDGSSPDIKLGNNYPSSRVTSEQGRKRIIDSLKRSMQVDDGTAQYYLSISNGDPRAALTEFSEDLGWERRAGLQ; the protein is encoded by the exons atgaatctgccaaacttcttTGCAAGCATTTCTATTGCATCCTCAGAGAATTGTTCTGTGGATTTACTCGGTACAGCAGTCGATGGTTCTATGGATGTGACTAGtgccttagtagcggttgaC ATTAGTACACAGCTAATTACAGCCACTAAAAACTCTCTCTATTGGGTTTCTGTGGTGACTGGTGAGGAAGAGGATATTATCATCCATCCACTCCAATCGCAAATTCAGTTTCAGTTCCTTCTTCCCGATCGTACCGGGAGTCGTTCCCCGTTTTCTGCTGGAGACGAAGGCGTATTCACCGTTATTTCGCCCATGAATTCCAATTCCTCTGCCTTAGTATGTAGGGACATCCTGCGAACCATCTTCGAAAAACTACCTCTGATCGACTTGGCTCGATCGGCCTGCGTTTGCAGTTTGTGGAATTCGGTAGCGTCTGACCGCGAGTTGCAGAAGAGCGCCTTCAAGGCGCCATGGAAACTGAAAGATGTGGTGGGGAATCCGATCTCAGGAAGCTTCTGGAGAGACAATAGTATTGGTCGATTCGCGATTTCGCACCGCTTGGTTCGCGGCGATTCCGTTACTAGCCTTGCCGTTAGGTATTCTGTACAG GTTGTGGATATAAAACGGTTAAACAACATGATGAGTGAACACGGGATATACTCAAGGATGAGGGTACTAATACCAGTTAGCAAACCCGAGCTCTTGATTGACAATACTTGTTATATAGAACTTGACGGTTATGCTAAAAGAGAAGTTGCGGTTCTCTATTTGGACGGTTCTTCACCCGATATAAAGCTTGGAAACAACTACCCATCGAGTAGAGTGACCTCAGAGCAAGGCAGAAAAAGAATAATCGATTCCTTGAAGAGAAGCATGCAAGTTGACGATGGAACTGCTCAATATTACTTGTCCATATCGAATGGAGACCCACGAGCAGCTTTGACTGAATTCTCTGAAGATCTTGGATGGGAGAGACGGGCTGGTCTCCAATGA